In Euphorbia lathyris chromosome 2, ddEupLath1.1, whole genome shotgun sequence, the sequence TGGACTACAGTTGCTTTGCGGCGAATTTGGAGTTACGATCTATATATGATTCAAATGGTGTTTATTTTTAATGTACCTTTAATGGcttttttgcttttaatagtcattttcttgcCCTCATGGACTTTGTATTATGTTTAGTCTATATgtatgtaaggttttattccttaatGGTCTCTTGTGTACTTGCAATGTTAtgatttaatgaaatattagtattattattaaaaaaaagggaaTATTTCCTTTGATTTTCTTATTATCTACTAACATTTTaggaataaaaataatattttctaattttgAGGTGAGTGGGCATCTTTGAATGGAAAATCTAAATCATGATGAATCCATCTTCTTAACTTGAAACAAATTAGATTTTCAATTTCccaaaatcaaaatgaaaacCCATCTCTATGAAGATTCAGTATTCCGATGTGGGTTTGGGATTCAATATCATTGTTGCTCTTCTGCTCTATCGAATGGAAAAGATTCAACTTGCTTTTGATTAAACAGAAAACTAGCGCAAATCCATCCAGTAATGGCTGTAGGGAGTGAAAGCTATGTCAAGATAACGAACATGAAAAAAAACAAAGGCAACAGGAAAACAAGGATCACACATCCTGTCTAATTTGATtggatttctttttttcttttttaaaagtaAAATCTTCTTTACCGATCTTTTGCTATTCAACCGTGATCCCACTAGATGACTGGAATTTTCATTTTAGCAATTTATATAATTTCATCGTCATATTCTATATAATTACAAACTCTAGCATAGAAATTTaccaaaacaaagaaaatgaaaaaattgaCACTGGACCAATTTGttacaattaaattaataaacaaataaaaataaagaaaaatggtaaaataacAGCAGCGATAGTGGACAAAATGaaactaattaaaataattctaaTATATTAACTCTAATATTTCATAAAGTTATAtttctaacatttttaaataCATTTTCACACCAAGTTCACCAAATTTAACATCACATGAAATTGGTTTAAATTATGTGAAATTGATTGAAACcggctaaaaaaataaaaataatgaaaaagcGAGCAACATAGGAGCAATttgatataattttaaataaataaaatgaagaaatttATAAGAAACGAGCAACAATGGTGAAAAAATTGAAGTTGATTGAAATTATTCTAAAACATTAGTACAAAGTGtttttaaacatatgaaatTCAATTTCACCCAATTGAATCTCAGGTTAAATTTTCTGAAATTGGccgaaaacaaaataaacaacgTATACAACGTATGAGCAATTTGATAATTAaatgaagaaaacaaaagaaaccAAGAAAACTGCTCAAGGTTTCCAGCCACATTGTTAAATGTTCTGGACGATTCCTTACAGTTTCAGAATCAGAACACTTGCATAAATTACCCAACCATTTCTACAATCTACTTCTATTCTTCAATGTTTATTGGATACATAACAAATTCCATATATAATGCTTTCACTACATAACTTGCACGAGTAAATGACAAGCTGGCATGCTTCTTTGATTCATAATGGGCGCAGTACAAAATAAGTATAACAAGCCATAGAAATTATGATCAAGGAGTGAACACTTATCTCTGTACAGATAGAATCAATGATTTTGGAACTTGGAAGTGCTAATTAAGAATTGAACTCTGATAATGATTGGGAATTTAGATGAATACTGCACCTCAATTAATCAACCAAAACAAGGAAGCAGCATATTCCATTCATGCTTTTCATCGACAATTCACTCGAAAGCAACCAGTTTTATCTTCTAGTTGTTTCTTGTTTCCATGACAAATGATGCTTGTTCTTGGCAAAGAATTTGGTCCATTTGCTGCTACGTTGATTAAACAGACAATCTGATAGCATATAAAAGAATAATCCAAAGATTAGCATATTATATAAAACGTTCAGGAAACAACAATGTCCTCAAACTTTAAATTTTATGATTCGGCTATGATATGCAACTACCGGATTTAATCTACTTTGCAGTATGCATAGCATATCCCATCAGAATCAGTATATATACTTGATTCAATATTTTGCAGGTATGTTTACCAAGAAAAAGTAATTAAAAGACATGTTTTAAGCGCCATCAAAAACATTACAACAAGCATATGCTACACTTGAAATGTTAACCATTTAAAGGAATTTGGAGTTTTAACTAGCTGTTGAATACCAGGGTTATTTATGGTACAAGAAGGCGGAAACATTCTATGGAATTTAGTCCATGCATGAGGAAGAAGGACAATGAAGGAAAACGAAGTCAGTTTCAAGCATGTCCACGTGTTTCCAAGGATAAAAAGTTAGAGACGTAATTACCTGCTTGCTTAATTCACTGATGCTGTACGAGAAGCTGATGAAGCTTCAGGAATCCCATTGGCATTCAGAACTTGTCCATTGTTTTGGGTTATGTTATTTGTCATTTGACTTGAATAGAAATCTAAATTCCTCCTTCCGCCACTTCGAAAATCAGGGGATGAACTCATCATCAACCTATCCCTGTTTTGGTGCTGAAATCTTTGGCTATTTCCATTATATATTTCGGCACTGGCATCTTTGTCATTGATATTTCTTACAACTTGCATTGGCTGGATGCTTCCAGAAGAAGAAAACCTTGCAGTAGGATAACGACCTTCTGATCTCCTCCAGAACTTAGAACTCAAGAATTCTGCACCAGGCAGTTTGCAGCATGAGTCGGTATTAGGAATCCTTCCAGTTGATAGTGCCAAGTCGaatgaaatttcatccaatGCCATCTCCAGGCCATGAACTCGTGTCTCCAAGGAATTTATCCCGTGCTGGGAGCTCCCAATAAATCTCTATATTGAATCAAACCCGAGATAAATGAAGTCAGCAAACAGTTCTAACACTTCAGaaattatattcaaattattctGCTACACTAGAAATAAAGAATCAGAAATTAGAATTCCATCTGAAGCCAAAGCAAAGGCAGAACATTATGAAATTTAGTAGCACTGGAATGATTATCAATGCAGAGGGACAAATTGCAATCTATGGAGGGATGGAAATATATGACTGCGAAGTTGGAAAGACATGCCAAACATAAAGTTCTCTTCAATACGTACACTAGTTATGCAGAAAGGAAATGAGGAGATAGCATCCAATAATGTACCTGTAGAAGTTGAAAAAGGTTAGATTGCTGATCTTCAATCTGCATAAGTTGTTGGCGGATCAAAGATAGATCCTCGATATCTTTTTGGTTCTCAAAAAATTCTTCAGTAGAACGGTTGATCTCAGCATCATTTTTGTAACATATTTCATCATCATTGCAAGGAACCACTCTTGAACCGGACTTCAAACCGCCAAACTTTTGCAGTTTATCCTCACGAACATTACTGAAGAGGACACATTTAGTCTGTGGCCAACTTTTCCTATTGGTCACATCTTCCCCTGATTCTGCAACTCCAGAATCATGTCTTCTTGTATCATCTCCACTGGCCTCGTCATGTGGGAGAGCAATTTCTATTTTCCATCTAGAACTTTTCTTGTGGTCCATTTTATGAGACATTACTGTCTTTGAATTGTCATTGATACTCTTTGCAGGACTTTGTTTTCTGGCAGTGGTCACAGGCGAAGAATCGGATAGGGGGGACCTGTTTTCTGGGACGGTTTTCTTAGGTTGAGGAGTTTTTAAACCAACTTCATGAGAATTAGGAGAGGCAGAAGGGGCAGTTTCATCGCTAGTATCATCTGGTCCCATACCAAAACCCAAGATAAGCATATCAATAAATTATATGAAATTGGTCAAATTGAGCAATCTGACATAAAAGTATCAAATTTTCTATCAACACTTCAATTATCATGAGAAGAAACGGACAAAAGTACAATTCACATTAAAGATACAAAGTGTTTTGCTTGATCTTACTCAATTATTAGAAGGTTGAACAAGTAGTTAACTTCTTTGGCAAATCCAGACACTTAATTAACTACCCTATCTGATTTACATTATAATAAACTTGATTAAAAGagtaagaaaaagaagagagaaTTTCTTACCGATTGAAGAAGATTTAGATTGAGATGGCATCAAAGCTTCCTTGGAAATGGCAGAAACTTCCTTCCATAAATCCAAGCTACAATTCATAGTCTCTCGAACTGCCTTCACCTGTGTCACGCATATCGTATTAggcaaaattttaattatttacacTACTTTTAAGCTGTTCTGTGAGCAAAAGGAAAACGAATTTTCATCCCTTTTCCCTCAATtttaaaaaaggaagaagaatgtACCTTATCAAACCTTCTGCTCTCCAGAGAACTCAAGCACGCAGATTTATGCTCCTTCGCCAACTCCTTCTCCACTAAGGCCACCTTCCCCAACGCCTCCGCCGCTGCCTTTCTGGCCGCCCAGTCTTCATGACTAAGAAACTCCACCAAAAAAGGAACTAACCAGTCCAAAGCGACCTTACTCGACGCTCCACCAGCGCCAACTATACTCCCTATCACACTCAATAACCCTGCCTTTGCTTTAAACCCTTCGCATTTCATCAACTTCCCGAGCCTCGGCAACACCTTTCTCAACTGGTCCACCTCAGGCTCAGGCGCCGCCTCTATAGCAGCCGCCAAACAAAGTGCAGCACCGATCTGAGCATTAAAATCCTGGTCTAGGGTCAAGAGCTCGATAAGCGGCTTAGACAAAGTAGAAAACGGCGGCTTGGTGATCTGCGACGACATAGCAGTGGTGGCCTCCACGCAAGCGGATCGAACCGCGGAATCGGGGTCCCTGAGGCGACGAGTGAGAGTGGAAATCATCTTAGAGACGAAAGGAGAAAGAGAGTTGCCATGTGAATTAGAAAGGAGGGTCAAGAGATAGACGCATTGCTTGCGAACAGGGGATTTGGAGGAAGAATCTGTATTGTAAATGCAATTAAGAAAAGGGGAGAAGGAATCATGAGTTAAGGCCCTAGCTATGGATTCGAGCTCAGTGGTGGCAAGAGGGAAAGTGTCGCGGTCGGAGAGCTTGTTTAGGCATGTAATTACTCGATGCCGGAGATCATTGGTAGATGGAGAAGAAGTGGGAGAAGATCTTTTATGGAGAGACATTGTGATTTGTATCTGTCTCAGTTCACAATGTCAGCTGCAGTGCATTGAGTTGAAGGGAGTCGGTTTTTGGCGGCGACGATGGTGGTGCAGACAGATTTGGCGGCAGAGTTTGGCGGTGACGGTGGGAAGAAAGGAAATGTTCGTTGGAAGTAGCACATAGTAAGGTGTAAGAATGGATATTTAAAAtgttgagaaaagaaagaggctgTGGGGTTTGGGGATGTCATGTGGGATTTATGACTTGTaataattttaagtttttaactcatattttatttagtattattattaccaCCTAAACAGTCAATATATTAATCCAATCATTTTATTATTTGCTATTTCAAGTTCaacaaatacataaataattgaAATATTTGTAAAAGAAAAATGTTAAATAATTTCCTTAGATGATATGATAGTCTAATGTCATTGTAAAATTTatatcatttacatatttaatagTATAAGATATATTATCTAATAAAATTTGTTTCAGAGGCATTGAAAGgttatatatctttttttttttttttttttgaaaagaagtTATATATCTATCTAATGTAGAATACATTTCATAAAATTATCTTaaaatttagtattttagtgtatcttaaaaaaatactttttaaaggtttaaaaaaattatttaaattaaacagGCTATAAACAGTTAAGAAGTTCTATTATTTGTCTTTTCATTCATATGCATATTAAACAGTTAAGATGATATGACCTTATTTAAATAGATATGACCAGTACTGGTCATGTCTCATTGTAAAAAAATTCCTTTTTTGTTCTATAAATATTGATCATGTGTTATGGGAATAGTGGGATATATCGATAGTTGTTGGATTAATGCATATCTTTTTTTTATCGTTAGATActgtgaagaagaagaaacttttTTTATTCTGGATTAACTATTAAAACGAGATATTACAGAGACAATTATACCAATATTGTTTTTTCTGACTATATGGTGGCCGGCAGCTTAGGCTAATCCAAATTTGAGGCGAGTAGGTCTATCTCGGGAGGCAAAGCTTTCCCACCAAGTATTTCAATATCACAACTTCATTTTCATCTCGAGGATTCAACCTGATTTGATGATTAAACTGATCCAGTACCTTAACCACATGGATCACGTGTTTGGTGGTTTTACATTAATATTATCAACTATACCATATTTAATATATGATTTGTACAGTATAATGTCACATCAACATATTATAATTTGCTTCTAGATAGCTTGTATACTTCATCACAATCCTCATAAAATTGGAGTaggaaaaataaacaaaagaactCAACTTGATCATTATTTGAATCATTTCAGTATTTGAAAGAGATTGGTCAAAAGATCAGCTAGTTGATCATAAAAGGTGtctaaataaaaacaaaaggcATAATGATCTGAACTATGTGACAATTAATGGCAGTACGTTTGGTTTGCTCGTGAAAAGGGGGGATTAGCTACAATAAAGGTAGAAGCTTATTATCACAGTTTATAGCAATAGGTAGATGTAAACGAATATTGAATTCCTTAAGAAAAAACTGAGCCACTTCAATTCACATATTGGTATTGTCATAGCTTGATACTATGGATTAACAGTGTTTTGTTTATTGGATTGCCAAGTAATCAAAGAGTTAACCAATATAATGCAATACCTAGTAATTAGTCGCCGTATCTCCTTACATTTTTTTCCAATCAGCATCACAATAACTAGCAAAGACAAATTTTATTTCCAAGTGATAACACATGCAATAATACATTACACTTTGTTAGAATATGAAAAATACaacctaaaaataaaacaaaataaacattgtattaaaaaatataaaaatagataAGTCTATAATGAaggaattaattaatttgaagAGTTAAGGAAAAATGGAGATATCAATTAATTTAGTTGAATAGAAAAAGGTAGAGATAAATGAAGACATTTGATGTGAATAATGTGAGAGAGGTAGAATCATGTGGTGGACACATGGGAGAGCATAAGGGATGTTGGCTTGGCTTGgcttccaaacaaaaacaacattCTACTTCTTCTACTTGTAAAACGTGCATCTTTTTGCTTCTTAATTTCAACTCTTTGTAACATACTACCTAATCCTCGATAACGATTTCTTACTCTTTTTCAATTTGGATGCATTTCACGCTATCTATTTTTGCCTAATTAACATCTTTTACAATTACTTCACACACATCGTGGGTTTTCGACATAGGTTTTTCGACATAAGTTATGAGTGTGACTGCTTAAGATCTAGGGCCAAAAGagctctaaattttttttaccatataaataatcattttttaattataaatgtaTTCATAATATCCATTTAGATTTAAATAGAAACCAAATAATATGACATTGTAGACTTAAAATTGGTTAAGTttatattctaaacttttaagtacaattttttttattaaaacccTATTATCTCTTATTTTACCTACAGTCCATAAAATGTGAGGACCGATCCATTCACACATTAACTCTATTTCTTAACAAATtcaattcacttttaaaaaaatcaattttaatgcTTACGaaattttcaattatttcaCTAAATGTCAGGACCAGCCATTAGTAacttctttttttatttgtttgcaAACTAGCTAATTCAGTCATATGATTTTCACTCTAAAACTTAGATCTTAGAAATAAGACTACCTAATATAGACAATGAATGAAAGTCCTACTCAAAATTATGGTtctgtatttcttttatttaatttatacatCCATTTGAAAACCTCAAAACGTATCGCTCTCAATTTCTATTTTTTGATGCCATAACCCATATGACACGTTCTatgttcttaaaaaaaaaatctctccataattttgataaaaaaatccaaatattttttcgaatttaaaaatattaatctttaattctattatgaaaTCTTAAAAacgtataaaaaaaattagaatcaactaatggtaaaaataaacaaagtaatgactactttatcaaaaacaaaataagcacAGTTTCTATctataccaactgatgtagaatatggaaacaaaatatttatgttttttttaataaaatatttgtgttttgttaaaaaaaaatctatattttttaattttgtcttAAATTGATTTAAATTGTCAATATTATggataaattgatttttttttgttaatattatgaataaaattaaattattttagatgttaaaaataaaattgttttttcctcaaaaagataagggtatttttgtccgtTATCCCAATAAAAAAACATTGTTAATTATGGGAGTAACCAATTATAAAAATCATTGAAAGGGCATCTTAGTTGATAATGGGGTAGCATACAAATTATAATGGTAAAACATGAAAAGGAAGAGATACCCACCaacatataaaattattaataaaatcttaAGTTAGTAAACCATTAATtaaggaaaaacaaaaaaaaaagctaaatgTTGCTAGCATGTGAATAGATGGGGGGAAAACATTGTTAAAGTGCAAtctcaaaaaataaataaaatatatagttAAAGTGATGAGAGAACAGTAGATCACGTGACAGTGAGGATGCAAAATTAAATGAAGTGAAAAGGAAAGTTTCTAGTAAAAGCTAAATAGAAGAATTGCAATTTGCATGATTAGATTCTGGAGCTACCCTATTTATTACTGCCCTCATATTTATTTCCTTCCCAATTTCACCTCCATATTttgttagaaaaaaaaaaagaacataatGAGAATCTATCCAATCACATTAATCATTTATTGAAACAACCAAATCTCATCCATTAGATCTACTTACTTCTACGTTGACTTTCATTAACAAAACTTGCTAAACATTGTGATCCATGTGATCATCATCAGGACCCACCAATGGTAAACTACTAATTGGTCAACACCCTATCCATTATTCTATACACATGTAAATAGGGTGAGTAAAATTCAGTACAGGAGATTTAAAAATCTTCACAATTGGATTTAATAAAGTCAGGCTGATTCCGTTGAGTCAACATCCCCGGTAGCCTTGAGTGAATGACCTAACCAACGGGTAGAAACTGTACAATTCGATTTGGTTCTGGTTTAATCTGatcttattcggttcggttttaaaatTTCAAACATATTTATTCAGTAATATTAGGAATTTAAAAATCTCTCAAACTATACCTAATCAAGTCAATGGTTCGGttctaaagaaaaagtcaaCCGTTCAATCTAATTCTGAATCTTTTTATTTCGATATTTGGCTCGGTTCAAGAATCTTCAAGATCCACATTCAACCCCGTATgtaaatacagtaaaacctctatatagaaaTACACGTGAGATTGGactatttatataacaattgaGAGGTTATTACCAGATTGGactatttatataacaattgagaggttattactaaatagagtttggtaataGAGGTTATTACCAAATTGGAACAGAggttttttataacaaaatagaagtTATTCCTATGTAGaatattcctatatagaggttttactatatCGAGAAACTCTGTAGTAAACCAGAGGGAATAGACTTGATGAATAGAAAAATGCCAAATATACTATTTCATTTATAAAATTGTTATCTTTCCACTAACAAGATCTATTAAACCAGGATcatagtatagaatttatgtaactaccaaacttaaaaattggtttaaaaaaaaaacctaaaaattcATGGGCAAAAAGTATTTTGATGCCTTGGTCCTTTCAATTTCAACAGGTTGACTTcttgattttttatttcaatatattaaatttatgattatttattcttttatcacatttatttattatttgatattcagttaattgtaaatatttaatttagtatCAATGGTGTTATTGATTTCATTTATATCTGAAATTATATATTTCTCAATTTGAAATAATGTTTTTACAGCTTCTCTACAGACACATCATAAGCTTCTCTATACATACATCATACGTAtaaaaaaactgattttaaactattaaatatgtaaagtttgaacataaataaaataaataataatatattaatcaCAAAGTTcaaaacttattttttcagtCATAAGTTTAATGTAATAAAAAAGACTTTTTTTTAGACTTAATAATGATTTgaaatttcttcaaaaaaaattaatgatttgAAATGAAAAATGTTAAgcttatttttctaaatttaaagCGATTAGATTTCtcaagattttatttttttcttttaccaGATTCCAACTTTAAATAGCACAAAATTGTGGTTGTTGGTTGTTGAAATGAAAAGGGAGAAAGAAGAGTAAAAGAAGGAAATGTAGCCCGTGAATCAAGttaaaagtttagtaattaaAGAGTTtgaagtaaaaagtaaaaatccCTAATTTGAAGGGAGCAATATAAAGTGACAGAAAAAGAGTTAAAATCCACGTGACGCTCCTTCCAAATCCAAAATAATGCCAGAAGAGGGAATTAATTAGCAATTCTCTAAAATCAAAGACAAATATTCTGTTTTGTTTTCTAATTCATCCTTATCTTCTACTACTACCATTTTTgttttcaattatttttatattattgcAACATGCTACAAAATTCTATCATctcagataaaaaaaatttgcctcTTATAGAttactaattttttatttttgttttattttgatATGCTATTTTTTGtctttaaatttatattatatcaGCCCAAAAGTTAAAACTTTATAAATATTTCAATCTCTATTATTTAAACACAAAATTAGGTAGTGAGAGAGTGCTGATTTCTCGGCAACAAACTAGTATAAAAAAAACTGCAAAAATATAAACATTACAGCTTATAATTTCAGATTTTTCAACTAATGGTTAAAAAAGAAATCAGCAAAAGATATATATTAGCCGTGTTTTTTTACAGATTGGTTTGGTACTTTTTTTTAGTTGATTTGAAACTCTTTAAGGAAAAGTGACGAGAGTGTTAAGTTGACCAAATGTGTGAAAATTGGTAGTTAGAAGAAGTCGGGTCAAATGGGCGATATCTCAATGGAGGAAGTGATGACAAATCGTGTGGAAAACAAAGTTCACACACCATGTGAGGAGTCCACATGATGTGTCAAAAATCCACACGTCATGTGCCTTCAAATTAAGAGAATTTGCTTCTTTATATTTAATCCACATTATATGTAGGTATTCTGACACACAGTGTGACATACAAATTCAACAAGGTCTCTTCCTTTCCAACTGTcttctaattataattatgtcACAACTTATTTAATTTCTATCATTAGCTTAGTTATAGTTATGCCACCAAGTATTTACTAAGTTGTCATTGTTTACCCTTctaaatttatattaatttatcttaTTCTTAGGGGCTTTCTTGTATTTTCTTAGTTAGGGTTTTGAGAGTATATAAACCCTGACATCGTATTGTAATATaatctttttatcaatcaaaattataatttcttttttgaGAGTTAGGGTTCATCCCTTCTATTGGGGATTTCTAAAATTCCTACAAGTTTAGCTTGTGAATTGTTGTTTTTCAACTCCTTCAAGTTTGGGTTTACAACCCTAGAACCTGAGGTGCCGACTTAGTTGGGATGTCGAGTTTCTAGTCGATGTATCGTCCcaaatttattgaaaaaaaactccttcaagtttagcttaaGAATCTCTTTAATGGTTTAAGGTAGAAACCTCAATCCTAGATAGTAGCCCAACCTTGGAATGAGTTGCTTAAAAAGGGTTTCGCATAATCATGGAAaaatagcattttttttttgttttgtttttaaaactttGTGTGATTATTTACTTGGTTGCtaattttatttaatgtttataatTCTGTTGTTGAAACTTTGATAGATTAGGGGTATGAATTTAGAATTagtaatttgattttttaatatcaattagtatttataattttataaagtaATTGAATTGAACTAAGGGTGCGTTTGGTAtgacgtaatgcaatgtaatgtaatcaaacttgtaatgtaatggaatgtaaTAGTGATTCCATTATtatgtttggtaaaaaaaatgatgaaatgtaATTACTATTGCAATACTTATATTTGTTTAGTTAAATGTAAtcgtaaaattttatttacataattaaaatcaacaaaaaaaatatgaaaatcgtgaaattagtatataattttccgtgttttcatagtatttttttacatttttctcgttttttcattttccattttcaccgtttttttctattttctcatttttctttttttttcgtttttaggttttctagtttttgcgtttttgagaatgatgag encodes:
- the LOC136218111 gene encoding TORTIFOLIA1-like protein 4, whose amino-acid sequence is MSLHKRSSPTSSPSTNDLRHRVITCLNKLSDRDTFPLATTELESIARALTHDSFSPFLNCIYNTDSSSKSPVRKQCVYLLTLLSNSHGNSLSPFVSKMISTLTRRLRDPDSAVRSACVEATTAMSSQITKPPFSTLSKPLIELLTLDQDFNAQIGAALCLAAAIEAAPEPEVDQLRKVLPRLGKLMKCEGFKAKAGLLSVIGSIVGAGGASSKVALDWLVPFLVEFLSHEDWAARKAAAEALGKVALVEKELAKEHKSACLSSLESRRFDKVKAVRETMNCSLDLWKEVSAISKEALMPSQSKSSSIDDTSDETAPSASPNSHEVGLKTPQPKKTVPENRSPLSDSSPVTTARKQSPAKSINDNSKTVMSHKMDHKKSSRWKIEIALPHDEASGDDTRRHDSGVAESGEDVTNRKSWPQTKCVLFSNVREDKLQKFGGLKSGSRVVPCNDDEICYKNDAEINRSTEEFFENQKDIEDLSLIRQQLMQIEDQQSNLFQLLQRFIGSSQHGINSLETRVHGLEMALDEISFDLALSTGRIPNTDSCCKLPGAEFLSSKFWRRSEGRYPTARFSSSGSIQPMQVVRNINDKDASAEIYNGNSQRFQHQNRDRLMMSSSPDFRSGGRRNLDFYSSQMTNNITQNNGQVLNANGIPEASSASRTASVN